Within Carettochelys insculpta isolate YL-2023 chromosome 21, ASM3395843v1, whole genome shotgun sequence, the genomic segment ATGCTGCTGGtgcccagggccctggacagcacaggTGGGTCACAGCAAGGAACAGAGGCAGACTTGCTGTGTtctgctcaggctgcgtgtgCCGCTTGCCTCTAGGGCTCTTGACcacagcccaggcccaggcccaggcccaggcccagctcagcacaagCGCTGAGGACAGGCACCAGGACAGGACTCTTACTGGCTGATTTCacccctggggtggggccaaagccagtcctgctgctgcagccctgcagctgggccctCAGTAACAGCTGGAGCTCGTGAGTCCCCAGGCCAAGCcaccaggcagcagcccccaccccacctgggcCACATGGCGCAGACTCCTCCTGATGTCCTGGTGGATGTGTGCACCAGGGAGTGTGGGATCTGCTATGAAGCCTACaaagctgcttccacgtggcgaGTGCCTaagctgctgctgtgccaccACTCGCTGTGCCTTGCCTGCCTCAGGAAGCTGGTGTGCCAGACCCAGGACATCTCCTTTGTGGTCTGCCCCTTCTGCCGGATGGTGACCCTGGTGcccgagcaggggctgcaggccctgcaggaTGACGAAGATGTTCTGCGGGAATCgtcagcccagagcagcctggcgggggctggctcagccccagggggagaggaggaggaggaggcggtggcggcggcagcagcagcagcctccagcactgTGGAGGGCTCTTCCCATGACTCGTCGCTCTCCCTGGATGTGGAGTTTAACTACGTGACCCATTCATCCATCTTCACCATCAGCAGCATGGTGGCCCCCTACGGCTTGTCCGTCTCAGGGAGCCCCCGGCCCTGGGGCGGGCTTCACATGCAAGAGGTGCAAAACGCCTTCGTTGTGGGGCTTCCGGGCCGAGCAGCACCCCCCGAGGTTCAGCCACCCATCACCTCCGTGGAGAACCTGCGCCTGTGCTTCGCCATGGGCATTCTCATCCTCATCATCTCCATCTTCTTCCTGCTGCTCTTCCTGAAGTAGGCCAGGACCTGGGGGGGAGCAGCCTGAGGGCAGCCAGATCTGGCTGCGGATGGAACTGGACGCAGGAGCTGTGGGCCTCAGGGCCAGGCTGCCCCTAGGACAGGGGCCTCATtcctggtgccctatgcagccagAGCAAATGCATCTTCCCTTTGGGGGGCCCAAGGGACGGGGGCTGTGGGCGCAGAGCAGGGCCGACAGGCTGGTGGAGGAGCAGGCATAAGGCAGCCGGCAGTGGCATGAGATATGGTGTAGGTGGGATGGGTTGGGGTGAGCAGCGGAGGGGAGATGGGTGGCAGTTGGGGATCCACTACAGCCACCCAGCAGGACTATgcctgggagtgaggggctggggccagcactgcCCCTGTGTAGTGTGGGGTCAGGTCGGCACTGGGAGACACCCAGGCCTGCAGCaaactgcccagggccccagcatggGGATTGTGTACATGGAGTGCAAGGGAGATGTCTGCACAAAGAATAAAAGCTGTGTACCCTGCCCCCCTGCTTGGTCTCTGGGAGTGCCAGTGCCTGGGACGGGATCCACGGTGGAGCCAagagcccaggccaggccagccacTGGGGCAGAGGAAGCTGGAGCGGCAAAGCCTGGGCCCAGCCTGAAAGCTGCCCACTTCCCTGCCTgggtgcagggccctggggcaggacccATGAGGGGAAAAGCTTGAGAGGATGTGGCCAGAGATGGGTGAAGGCCCCATTGCTGAGAGAAGCACAGCTGTGGAGCAAACAGCCAGTCAATCAACTCCAGGGTGATTCCCCGCCCCGCTTCctgggctgctgcctcccccttcaCTGGGGGGGGCATAACCCACAGCCTCCTCCATGAAACCCCCCAGGCACCAGTTCTGCCCCAGGGCTGGTTCCGCTCTCCAggcccagcctgagctgcaaggtcctgtccctctgcccccactcagaacatgcaggcagctgggagaCCTCAGAAGCCCTGAACCTACAGGCCAAGGTCCccactgttgggggtgggggggcagggccctgtttctgcctctgcccttcctgcagtgcccagctgctgaacagactcagcccagccagcagcaaggggcagaggaagcagcttcctggtgctgggggtgggggggttgtcactggctgtgctgccctgagctgcagccctgtacccccccctccccatttctATGCTTGGCACAAAGGGCAGAGCCACAGGGCAGCACTAGGAGGAGCTGCTCACACTCGGATTGCCCCAAAGCAGCTGCTGGGCCCGTTCCACCTTCCCCGCTCAGCTCCTGCAGgagccctgtgctgccctgccccccagtgcctcaGGGCTCAGCAAGGCACCCACCCCAGCAGGTGCTGTCACACAGACTGGAAGGCATCACGCCTGCCATAAggggccccctcccacaccacagcTGCAGTCAGAGCATTATgccccagctgtctgcccagGCTGGCCCTGACACGGGGtgatgcccccacccctctgcctggctgaggagctgcagAGGGCAAACACGGTTGCTGGCTCTGTTTGCGCCCACCAGTCACCTCCCTGGCAGCTATGGACAGGAGGCTGTTGCTAGCTGGGCTCTTCGCCTAAGGCTTGTCTGCAATGACCCATCCGTGTGGCAGCTCGTACAGGGCTTGGGCTAGGGGGCCAGCATGGCGCTCCCAGGCCTCAGCTTACCCCCGGAGTTAATGGCTGTGCCGAACCATCTTCATCAGTCATTGCAGCCAAGCTGCCAGCGGTGCTGGGACAATTCAGCGTCCGTGCCCCAGGGACTGGGCAGCttcaagcagctgctgcccaaggCCCTGGGAGGGCCCAGTTGAGCAGTCGGAAATCTGCAACAGGCCCAgtggaggtgctggggctgccttgcCCCTCCTCTGGGCTGTaagcaccagctgcagctctcacTTGCTCGCAGACCGCTCCCTAGTCCGTTGAATCTGAGCCCCTGCACGTTTGCTAGGCAGCTGCTCATGCACCAGCCGTGCGTCACAGGTACTTGTGACTTCAGCATCACACCACCACGTGCAAACAGGAAACAGCCCCCCCAACGCTGGTGTTGCAAATTTACAGCACTGAAAAGAGGGTGTTCTAAAGGGGcacattgcccccccccccccttgatAATAGCGGGTAACTGTAACAGCATTGCAAGGACAGGGCTGGTGGCGGCGCCTCATTCCGAGCCTGAgcgctgagcccccccccccctctggctgccccccacccccaagccaggGTTTGTCAGCTCAGGCAGGCGGCACAGCCAAATGGGAACCCCTCTCATGAGGCCAGgttctgcagccaccccctctgtGTCCACAGCCACCATTGGTGCTATGAGGGCAGCAGGAAGGCCCTGCAGAAAGACCGCGGCGAGCACACCCAGTGCAGCTCTGTGGGCTACCACCAGGGCACACCAAGAGTAGGGGTATGTGCATGGGGCATGGCCTGCAGGAGCCCACCCTGGCCACTGCAGCTCACCTGGCTGCACTGCAGCGAGGGCGTTGCCCTTTGGGAATGGGCAGGGGAATGGGTCGGCCAAGCCCTGCCCAGGGGTCCCCCGAATGGGATTGCCATAGGTTGGGCATCAGTGGCTCAGCTTAGCTGACGCGGGGGGCGCTAGCAGAGCAGCTGCTTTCGCATCAGTGCCACGAGCCCATCTTGTCTTTGACAAAAGACAGgcgccgcccgcccccccccccccccccccccacacacacacagctgaaccACCAGCACTCGCCCCACCCTGGCCAGATCACACCAGCAGCACTACCCCCAGCTACAACCAGGGGCTGGAAGGTCCTTCTGGCTCTGTATTTTCCCAGCCCCTgtcacttggggtggggggggcttatTTATGGGCAGACTGTGGACCTTGCTGCTTGGGTGGGTCATTCGTTACCATGTCTGGCATTACTAGGACACCTGGAGTGCCACGGTGCCATGTGCCAGGCTTTGCCCTGTCTGTGTCTTTCCCAGCCGTGGGGCTAACACAATGGAAGATGGGCCTGTCCCAACAGCACTGAGCAGCACCTACAGCCACCGCCATGTCGCCAACCAACGGCTGACCAGGAGGGTTTGGGTGACCCGTCTCTTCACTGGAAGCCGCCCTACCTGGCCCAGTTCACAGCCTGCGAGAGCCCCACCCCATGAGAGTCAGAGAGTTGCTTTCCTCCTGTGCCTCAGTGCCTGGGACAGGAAATTCAAGCCAGCCCTCGCCAGGCTCTGCCCTTCAAAGCATTTATTCACATACAGGCTGCATAGCGAATACACCCATCCAACAGCCATGCTGTGCTCTTAGCCTTCCCAAGGGCTTTGGGCATCTCAGTGCAtctgggaatggggtggggtggctcaCGCAAGGCCCAGCTCGCAGCCTGGGCTGAGTGTGGACGGAAAAGCCTTTCTGGGGTGGATGAGTCTGGAATCAGCTAATGCAGGGGCTGGGCACCCATCTACTGCACTCACAAGGCCCAGGACCATtgccaccgcccccccgcccccgcaggctCCACCATGGCGTCCGGGTCAGCCCCCGGGGGCTGGGGATTGTGGGGCACAGTCTCCAGCTCACTGGGAACAgagcgctgccccccccccacccccacgccaggCCGTGTGAGGTGCTGTTGCCATGATCTTGTCCGCCCCGTTGGACGCCTGCACCACACAGCAAAGGTTCTGGGAGTGGGAGCCCTGGAGAATGGCCAAAACCTCCTTCCCCAGGGATGGATGTCCCACGATGGACCTCTTCAGCGTTCCAGCCTAGAACCGCCCCCTCCTCTTCAGCGCTCCAGCCTAGAACCGCCCCCACTTCTTCAGGGCTCCAGCCTAGAACCTCCCCCACCTCTTCAGAGCTCCAGCCTAGAACCTCCCCCACCTCTTCAGCGCTCCAGCCTAGAACCGCCCCCACCTCTTCAGAGCTCCAGCCTAGAACCGTCCCCTCCCATGCTGGGCCTGGAGCCTCGGGAGAACTGGACATCTGGGGACGAAGCCAAAGGACGCACCAGCACGTACCCGCTCTTCCTGTGCTGAGCCTGTGTCAGGAAgggagggcctgatcctgctgctccacctgcactGGCGGCCATGGGGGCGAAGGTGGCTCAGACAGCAAAAGCATCAGGACCCAGCAGTAAAGTCCCTGAGGATGGGACACGTGGGTGGGAgagatgcccccacccccccccagcctctgccccctttCTGTCCGTTAATTAGGTAGCTCTCCATGCCCGTGGGTGGTCGTGTTCCCCTGGTGTTCAAAAAATCCCCTGGGACCCGCTGACACAGCCCTTCTTCCAACCCTGCGGGGTCCTCCTGATAGGAAATGACCCCTCCGACAGGGAGGCTGGtgacagcagctggctgtggcaccCAGAGCTCACGCTGCTGCCCCAGGCACGCCCACCTATCGGCTTCCTGTCGCTGCCCAGGCCTGGCCTGAGAAGCAGGCCCATGGCCAGGCCCACTGGTCAGGCCAGGGAGGCAACAGCCTAGTGTTGCTCTGGAGAGCCAGGTCTGGCATCAGCAGATCTTCCATCCCCTGCACCTGAGTCCTGCAGCCTCCTATGCCAGTCCATGTCCCACCTTCCCCCGCCCAGCATGGCCACTGCCCGCGGCGCCCCCCTCTgctgtctgggagggagggggtcagcTCCAGCCCGGAGGAGCTGGGCCTCACCATTGAAGGCAGTCAAGGATACCAGTGAGATCCCAGCAGTCCCACTGCCACTGGGGACCCAGGTGGGCTTTGAATCTCGGCCTGCAGAGGCAAAAGGCCGGCACTCCCCGAATCAGCCTGCAATGGCCCGCACAGGTCTCCAGAGAACATGTCTTAACAGTGACTGGCGCAAATCAGCTGTGTCCAGGGCCAGTGTCACAAGGGGCTGAGACTGGCTGGCTCAGCTTGGAGGGTAAGGTCTAGCCAGTGGGGACTTTCTGACCTTGTTACTAATTACACTGGAGAAGTAATTAACCAAGTGCCTGGCTACCTCCACAAAGCTGCCACCAGGGACGCCCCCCGCCGCCATGCCTGGCCAGCTCCTCTGCCCAGCCTCACTGGCTTGGGGTGTCCGTGGTGCTCAGGAGCCAATCAGAGCCTCAGCTCTGGGATCCCTGGCAGGGCTGCACAAATGACTCCTCAATTCCAGCAGGTCggcccaggcagagcagctgggggcccCACCCTGCAGGCTCAGCTGCAAGCTCCCCACCTACCGCCCTGCCACATGCTGCCTGGTTTGTCCCAGCAATGGCCGTGGGCCCTGACCCTAGCCAGCTGCAGCCCGAGCTGAGCAACTGTTCACATCCAGAACCAGCCGCCTCCACATGCAGATGGCAGATTCCACCTGGCAGCTCCTTGTCAGCAGAGCCGCTGGCCCCTGCTGCCTCGGGAGCTGGGTTAcagtgtgcgtgtgtgggggagggatccCGGCTCTCCTGCTCAGGGTCAGACCCTCCAGTGCGTGGTGCAGAGGTGAGAGCTCAGCGCAGtcgaggggggaggggcaggcagggttCCCAGAG encodes:
- the LOC142023934 gene encoding uncharacterized protein LOC142023934, with the translated sequence MAQTPPDVLVDVCTRECGICYEAYKAASTWRVPKLLLCHHSLCLACLRKLVCQTQDISFVVCPFCRMVTLVPEQGLQALQDDEDVLRESSAQSSLAGAGSAPGGEEEEEAVAAAAAAASSTVEGSSHDSSLSLDVEFNYVTHSSIFTISSMVAPYGLSVSGSPRPWGGLHMQEVQNAFVVGLPGRAAPPEVQPPITSVENLRLCFAMGILILIISIFFLLLFLK